In Paenibacillus hexagrammi, the following are encoded in one genomic region:
- a CDS encoding trypsin-like peptidase domain-containing protein — MRKWKSLAKKSIVSAASVVLIASCLGAAPIYASESNSEVPAVVEQNTPSVVAIIGKPTSDTNKSWEKNRYNLAHGTGVIVESDGVIVTNAHVVKDMKNIVVVTSNGTTYNGRATNIDEESDLALVKIDATNLHAATFGSSSDIEVGETVAAIGTPISFALRNSVTVGIVSGIDRSVNSQYQLIQTDAAINPGNSGGALINMKGEVIGINTMKYADVGVENLGFAIPVDTVKYVLNHFKLYGKVKRPYLGVELEESWEAVVGLPSSTGLRVAYVDPDSPAAEAGIKQDDLLLSVGGTSVKTMVDYNEALKKYLPNDSVEIKLQSGAESVSKTITLGEAQSSETASIDDEEGSDIDADRGKTKIGDSHYGWSMKYPSGLVKGQQSEEGDKVSFADAKGEFYLSIEVESNLSDELSPSALLNKLDGSDTQDYGASTTILERQYVKQDKAPYGKIVGRSGDNGYVQTRGYLHNGKLYTVKLYVAKEQYNNSFKQNSFNDLLDSFQLSFDSKDEALKDISVYSEDGATHTNEYGLSLDLPSGWEESSYKGGTSFYNDDYSQNVNVTVTSASSGETLKAWVERESKNFENEYVADYRKIEHPEALTLAGVPALKVAYSQTYGDDEWDAGYSLYFIKDKYKYEIDFTYPGDEDQDEVSKTLGELTSSIKVDKNLMDKELGFIQDIHELMDPDRTVTYKNDKYKYSLHVPETWTIGDAYDDKDEARKNFYFNGGNLTIQADTKESYEDLVKEEDASQKKNHDNDSEYTYSDSEVTLPSGEQAKKYVVHYSYDKKPYQETVYIFHHNHISYTATLHISDAVRTDENEARLNKAFDSIKFQDK, encoded by the coding sequence ATGAGGAAATGGAAGAGTTTAGCGAAGAAGAGCATCGTTTCGGCTGCGTCTGTCGTATTGATCGCATCTTGCTTAGGGGCGGCGCCGATCTACGCGTCCGAAAGTAATTCGGAAGTCCCAGCTGTCGTGGAGCAGAATACGCCTTCGGTTGTAGCGATCATAGGCAAGCCGACCTCCGATACGAATAAATCGTGGGAGAAGAATCGGTACAATTTGGCGCACGGGACAGGTGTGATCGTCGAATCAGACGGTGTGATCGTCACGAATGCCCATGTCGTCAAGGATATGAAGAACATTGTGGTCGTTACTTCTAACGGCACTACATACAACGGACGTGCTACCAATATTGATGAGGAAAGCGATCTGGCGCTGGTGAAAATTGATGCAACGAACCTGCACGCAGCTACCTTCGGCTCGTCCTCGGATATTGAAGTAGGCGAGACAGTGGCGGCGATCGGGACGCCGATTTCTTTTGCTTTGAGAAACTCGGTTACGGTCGGGATTGTGAGCGGCATTGACCGGTCCGTCAACTCCCAGTATCAGCTGATCCAGACGGATGCGGCGATTAACCCGGGGAACAGCGGCGGCGCTTTGATCAATATGAAAGGCGAGGTCATCGGTATCAATACGATGAAATACGCCGATGTGGGCGTAGAGAACCTAGGCTTCGCAATACCGGTAGATACCGTCAAGTATGTTCTGAATCATTTTAAACTGTACGGGAAGGTTAAGCGTCCTTACCTGGGCGTAGAGCTGGAGGAAAGCTGGGAAGCGGTAGTGGGTCTGCCTAGCTCCACAGGCCTTCGCGTTGCTTATGTGGATCCCGATTCACCTGCGGCTGAGGCAGGGATTAAGCAGGACGATCTGCTTCTGTCCGTTGGCGGAACCTCGGTCAAAACCATGGTGGATTACAACGAGGCGCTGAAGAAGTATCTCCCTAATGATTCTGTAGAGATCAAGCTGCAGTCCGGCGCAGAATCGGTATCCAAGACCATTACACTAGGAGAAGCGCAGAGCTCGGAAACGGCGTCCATCGATGATGAGGAAGGCTCGGACATCGATGCAGACCGCGGTAAAACCAAAATCGGTGACAGTCACTACGGCTGGTCGATGAAATATCCGTCGGGTCTTGTGAAGGGCCAGCAGTCGGAAGAGGGCGATAAGGTCAGTTTTGCGGATGCGAAGGGTGAATTCTACTTGTCGATTGAAGTGGAGAGCAACTTGAGCGATGAGCTTTCCCCATCGGCGCTTCTGAATAAGCTGGACGGCAGCGATACGCAGGATTACGGAGCTTCGACGACCATTCTCGAAAGACAATATGTCAAACAGGATAAGGCGCCTTACGGCAAAATCGTAGGCCGCTCCGGCGATAACGGGTACGTGCAGACGCGCGGCTACTTGCATAATGGCAAGCTGTACACGGTTAAGCTTTATGTAGCCAAAGAGCAGTACAACAACAGCTTTAAACAAAATAGCTTTAACGACCTGCTCGACAGCTTCCAGCTTTCTTTTGACAGTAAGGATGAAGCATTGAAGGATATTTCGGTGTACTCGGAAGACGGCGCTACTCATACGAATGAGTACGGTTTGTCGCTCGACCTGCCTTCAGGCTGGGAAGAAAGCAGCTACAAGGGAGGAACGTCCTTCTACAATGACGATTACTCTCAAAATGTGAACGTCACGGTTACTTCGGCTTCCTCCGGAGAGACGCTCAAGGCATGGGTGGAGCGGGAGAGCAAAAATTTTGAAAATGAGTATGTCGCTGATTATCGCAAGATTGAGCATCCCGAGGCGCTGACACTGGCTGGTGTGCCTGCATTGAAGGTAGCTTATTCACAAACCTATGGCGATGATGAATGGGATGCAGGGTATTCGTTATACTTCATCAAAGACAAGTACAAGTATGAGATTGATTTCACCTATCCGGGGGATGAAGACCAGGATGAGGTAAGCAAGACGTTGGGCGAGCTGACCTCTTCGATCAAGGTCGATAAAAACCTGATGGATAAAGAGCTGGGCTTTATTCAGGACATTCATGAACTGATGGATCCAGACCGCACTGTCACTTATAAAAATGATAAATACAAGTATTCGCTGCATGTTCCGGAAACGTGGACAATCGGTGATGCGTACGACGATAAAGACGAGGCTCGTAAAAACTTCTACTTCAACGGGGGCAATCTTACGATCCAAGCGGATACGAAGGAAAGCTATGAGGACCTGGTCAAAGAGGAGGACGCTTCACAGAAGAAAAATCACGATAACGACAGCGAATACACGTATTCGGATTCCGAAGTGACGCTTCCAAGCGGCGAACAGGCGAAGAAATATGTCGTACATTACTCCTATGACAAAAAGCCTTATCAGGAGACGGTTTATATTTTCCATCATAACCATATTTCTTACACGGCGACCCTGCATATCAGCGATGCGGTTCGTACGGACGAGAATGAAGCCCGACTGAATAAAGCTTTTGATTCGATCAAGTTCCAGGATAAATAA
- a CDS encoding pirin family protein yields MHPHKAFEIMTYVIGGTVEHRDSLGTLQTVSAGGAQVMQAGSGIYHGEAFRGGSAEGLQIWFEPHLSEAVKHPATYNQYDHEQFPTKAQEGTSLKTVIGEGSPVHIQTEARMYDIQLDPGAKYSYPLSEGALVAFLAIRGSGEAVTGNDAAVPIAHKDFAVAKADASGESLSLTAGEEGLRVVAIELPEKPGYPLYRK; encoded by the coding sequence ATGCACCCACATAAAGCTTTCGAAATTATGACCTATGTGATCGGCGGAACCGTTGAGCACCGCGACTCGCTCGGGACCCTTCAGACGGTAAGTGCTGGCGGCGCTCAGGTGATGCAAGCAGGCTCCGGCATTTACCATGGCGAAGCGTTTCGCGGGGGCAGCGCGGAGGGGCTGCAAATTTGGTTCGAGCCCCATCTCAGCGAAGCGGTGAAGCATCCTGCTACGTATAACCAGTACGATCACGAGCAGTTTCCGACTAAGGCTCAAGAAGGTACAAGCCTAAAAACAGTGATTGGCGAAGGCTCGCCGGTCCACATTCAAACCGAAGCCCGGATGTACGATATTCAATTGGATCCAGGCGCGAAATATTCATACCCGCTATCCGAAGGAGCCCTAGTTGCCTTCCTTGCTATCCGTGGATCAGGAGAGGCCGTAACCGGCAATGACGCGGCAGTTCCGATCGCGCACAAGGACTTTGCCGTAGCCAAGGCGGATGCCTCCGGCGAGTCGCTGTCTCTTACCGCCGGTGAAGAAGGCTTGCGCGTCGTAGCAATTGAGCTGCCCGAGAAGCCTGGGTACCCGCTTTACCGGAAATAA
- a CDS encoding BlaI/MecI/CopY family transcriptional regulator, with protein MKLNNFKYQGSGLNRFFGPLEAKIMEILWDDSEEMSIKEVHGKLEGEKSLSFNTVMTVMNRLVEKGVLQKQARARSFAYSPVVSRGVFMEEQSKELTHDLIEEFGSLAVTHMMDALDKVDPKLLDQLEQHIHDLKKER; from the coding sequence ATGAAATTGAATAATTTTAAATATCAGGGAAGCGGGCTGAATCGTTTTTTTGGGCCGCTTGAAGCTAAGATCATGGAGATTCTCTGGGACGACTCGGAAGAAATGTCGATTAAAGAGGTTCACGGGAAGCTTGAAGGAGAAAAGTCGTTAAGCTTTAATACGGTGATGACAGTCATGAATCGTCTAGTGGAAAAAGGTGTGCTGCAGAAGCAGGCCAGAGCGCGTTCCTTTGCTTATAGTCCTGTCGTAAGCAGGGGCGTTTTTATGGAAGAGCAGTCGAAGGAGCTCACGCATGATTTGATTGAGGAATTCGGGTCTCTGGCCGTCACCCACATGATGGATGCGCTGGATAAGGTGGACCCTAAGCTCCTGGATCAGCTTGAACAGCATATCCATGATTTAAAGAAGGAGAGATGA